In one window of Mytilus trossulus isolate FHL-02 chromosome 7, PNRI_Mtr1.1.1.hap1, whole genome shotgun sequence DNA:
- the LOC134726420 gene encoding uncharacterized protein LOC134726420: MELQRTELKKEVDKHIDKLKSETMKGWRDLHQSIKKEESEVTLLIKSMKSKHSEVEEIIQSENAERVFVDGLESVNLMEEAVISPCTMFDSIPKFLSGQISATNIGTLENVSAKDDLKSIKQFQTEMSCVSLMTACSDNVLWISGRNKLQKAKIEGTSLKITDQKDIEIYGMALTQSKDLLLIAKESSVVQLINNQTGEMTDSVYEIEDLELSAIHVNPDGKVTFGAYNGEMSFPTEGRRVVIVMDRSGKFETTYEYDRQGKPLFTLITGITRTNNSNICVVDTISNDWVGRLVILSEDGDVLNTFSGLSNEMSDSESKFDSERSDSESDTDPDTESDSDPSSFKPMCVITTQSDNIIVSNLDNGFLLFLNNSGNVLSLYDTNKIGIDNPISFCMTSEHMYIGCFTNEDSSDNAKIYEVDIL, from the coding sequence ATGGAATTGCAGAGAACTGAATTAAAGAAAGAAGTTGATAaacatatagataaattaaaatctgaaaCAATGAAAGGATGGAGGGATCTTCATCAATCGatcaaaaaagaagaaagtgAAGTGACACTACTGATAAAAAGCATGAAATCCAAACATTCTGAAGTCGAGGAAATCATCCAATCTGAGAATGCTGAAAGAGTCTTTGTGGACGGTTTGGAGTCGGTTAATCTGATGGAGGAAGCAGTCATATCACCTTGCACGATGTTCGATTCAATTCCAAAATTTTTATCAGGACAAATATCTGCTACTAACATAGGAACATTGGAGAATGTTTCTGCCAAAGATGATCTCAAAAGTATCAAACAATTTCAGACTGAAATGTCTTGCGTTTCTTTAATGACAGCATGTTCTGATAATGTGTTGTGGATATCTGGCCGGAACAAACTACAGAAAGCTAAAATAGAGGGCACGAGTTTAAAGATAACTGACCAAAAAGACATTGAAATATATGGTATGGCATTGACACAGTCTAAAGATCTCCTTTTGATTGCAAAAGAATCATCTGTAGTACAACTGATCAATAATCAAACAGGAGAAATGACTGATTCTGTGTATGAAATAGAGGATTTAGAGCTATCTGCTATTCATGTAAATCCAGATGGAAAAGTCACGTTTGGTGCTTATAATGGGGAAATGAGCTTTCCAACTGAGGGAAGACGGGTTGTGATAGTAATGGATAGAAGTGGGAAATTTGAAACTACTTATGAATATGACAGACAAGGCAAGCCTCTATTCACGCTAATTACTGGCATAACAAGAACAAACAATAGTAATATCTGTGTAGTGGACACAATATCTAATGATTGGGTGGGTAGACTGGTAATACTGAGTGAAGATGGTGATGTTCTAAATACCTTCAGTGGTTTGTCAAATGAAATGAGTGACTCAGAATCAAAATTTGACTCAGAGAGATCAGACTCAGAATCAGACACAGACCCAGACACTGAATCAGACTCAGATCCAAGCTCTTTCAAACCTATGTGTGTAATCACTACCCAATCTGACAATATTATTGTATCAAACTTAGACAATGGCTTTTTACTTTTTCTCAACAACTCTGGAAATGTATTGTCATTGTACGACACAAATAAGATTGGAATAGATAATCCTATCTCTTTTTGTATGACATCTGAACATATGTATATTGGGTGTTTTACAAATGAAGACAGTAGTGataatgcaaaaatatatgAAGTGGATATTTtgtga
- the LOC134726421 gene encoding uncharacterized protein LOC134726421 — MEYACELWDGCTQQEADNLEHVQLEAGRLVTGLPVFASREAIYFETGWQLLVDRRKSRKLNMFYSLHNGTAPDYLCDVMPPLVGQVSNYDLRNSNNYVVPGYRLDITRKSFSPSTTIEWNSLPPDILTSKT; from the coding sequence ATGGAATATGCATGTGAGTTATGGGATGGTTGTACTCAACAAGAAGCCGACAATTTAGAACATGTTCAGTTAGAAGCAGGAAGGTTAGTAACTGGGTTGCCCGTGTTTGCTAGTCGGgaagctatatattttgaaactggcTGGCAATTGCTTGTGGACAGAAGAAAATCCAGAAAGCTCAATATGTTCTATTCTTTACATAATGGGACTGCCCCTGATTATCTCTGTGATGTAATGCCCCCGCTTGTTGGTCAAGTATCTAACTATGATTTGCGAAACAGTAATAATTATGTAGTACCCGGTTATAGACTAGACATAACTAGAAAATCCTTTTCCCCATCCACTACTATTGAATGGAATAGCCTTCCCCCCGACATACTTACGtccaaaacataa
- the LOC134726422 gene encoding uncharacterized protein LOC134726422 — MINDDLVDEINQLGLGIKIGESKLSLPLYSDDIVLMAENECDMQKMLDKLHDWCKKWRVLINTDKSKVVHFRASRKKRSEFQFRIGGNILQIIDKYKYLGVILNEKKDYTSNAENLSAAGGRALGAIISKIHSLKEFGIKTYEKLYVSCIVPILDYCSSVWGFKDLNCIDTIQNKAIRYFLGVHKFAPKLAINGDFGWLPSKERRWCNMDRMVRYWNRLMDMDNSRRCKRVFLWDYELSTNNWSSSVRTIMSLVSMDDNFQQMLKCDVILAFAITKTLVLKR, encoded by the exons ATGATCAA TGATGATCTTGTAGATGAAATCAACCAACTTGGACTTGGTATTAAAATTGGAGAATCGAAACTGTCTTTACCTTTATATTCGGACGATATTGTTTTGATGGCCGAGAATGAATGTGATATGCAAAAGATGCTAGATAAATTACATGATTGGTGTAAAAAATGGAGAGTCTTAATTAATACAGACAAGTCAAAAGTTGTACACTTCAGAGCATCTCGCAAAAAACGGAGCGAATTTCAGTTTAGAATCGGAGGGAACATCTTGcaaattatagacaaatataaaTACCTTGGAGTTATTCTTAACGAGAAAAAAGATTATACATCGAATGCTGAAAATCTTTCTGCAGCTGGTGGAAGAGCACTCGGAGCTATTATATCGAAGATACACAGTTTAAAAGAATTTGGTATAAAGACTTATGAAAAACTGTATGTCTCTTGTATTGTACCTATACTCGACTACTGTTCTTCAGTGTGGGGTTTTAAAGACTTAAATTGTATCGACACTATTCAAAACAAGGCCATAAGATACTTTTTGGGAGTTCATAAGTTTGCCCCAAAGCTGGCTATCAACGGAGATTTTGGATGGTTACCTTCAAAAGAACGTCGCTGGTGTAATATGGACCGAATGGTTAGATATTGGAACCGATTGATGGATATGGACAATAGTAGACGTTGTAAAAGGGTGTTCCTATGGGACTACGAATTATCTACGAACAATTGGTCATCAAGTGTAAGAACAATTATGTCTTTAGTTAGTATGGATGATAACTTTCAACAAATGCTAAAATGTGAT GTTATCTTAGCCTTTGCCATTACCAAaacactggtattaaagagataa